A window of the Eubalaena glacialis isolate mEubGla1 chromosome 9, mEubGla1.1.hap2.+ XY, whole genome shotgun sequence genome harbors these coding sequences:
- the NFIL3 gene encoding nuclear factor interleukin-3-regulated protein produces the protein MQLRKMQGIKKEQASLDAGSSVDKMMVLNSALSEVSEDLTTGEELLLNEGSVGKNKSSACRRKREFIPDEKKDAMYWEKRRKNNEAAKRSREKRRLNDLVLENKLIALGEENATLKAELLSLKLKFGLISSTAYAQEIQKLSNSTAVYFQDYQTSKSTVSAFVDEHEPSMVASSCISVIKHSPQSSLSDVSEVSSLEHSQEGPGQSGCRSPESKFQVIKQEPMELESYAREPRDDPGAYRAAVYQNYMGNSFPGYSHSPPLLQVNRSSSNSPRTSETDEGAVGKSSDGEDEQQVPKGPIHSPVELQRVHATVVKVPEVNSSALPHKLRIKAKAMQIKVEAFDHEFDGTQKLSSPVDVTSKRHFELEKHNAPNLVHSSLTPFSVQVTNIQDWSLKSEHWHQKELNGKTQNSYKTGVVEVKDNGYKVSDPENLFLKQGIANLSAEVVSLKRLIATHQISASDSA, from the coding sequence ATGCAGCTGAGAAAAATGCAGGGCATCAAGAAGGAGCAGGCATCTCTGGATGCTGGTAGCAGCGTGGACAAGATGATGGTGCTTAATTCTGCCTTATCCGAAGTCTCCGAAGACTTGACGACGGGGGAAGAGCTCCTTCTCAATGAAGGAAGTGTGGGGAAAAACAAATCTTCAGCCTGTCGGAGGAAACGGGAATTCATTCCCGACGAGAAGAAGGATGCCATGTATTGGGAAAAGAGGCGGAAAAATAACGAAGCTGCCAAGAGGTCTCGGGAGAAGCGTCGACTGAATGACCTGGTTTTGGAGAACAAACTCATTGCACTGGGAGAAGAAAACGCCACTTTAAAAGCTGAACTGCTTTCCCTAAAATTAAAGTTTGGTTTAATTAGCTCGACAGCCTATGCCCAGGAGATTCAGAAACTCAGTAATTCTACAGCTGTGTATTTTCAAGACTACCAGACTTCCAAATCCACCGTGAGCGCCTTTGTGGATGAGCACGAGCCCTCGATGGTGGCCAGCAGTTGCATTTCTGTCATCAAGCACTCTCCACAGAGCTCTCTGTCTGATGTTTCGGAAGTGTCTTCGCTAGAACATTCGCAGGAGGGCCCTGGGCAGAGTGGCTGCAGAAGCCCAGAAAGCAAGTTCCAGGTCATCAAGCAAGAGCCGATGGAACTGGAGAGCTATGCCAGGGAGCCCAGAGATGACCCGGGCGCCTACCGAGCGGCCGTGTATCAGAACTATATGGGGAATTCTTTTCCTGGCTACTCACACTCTCCCCCTCTGCTGCAGGTCAACCGATCCTCCAGTAACTCTCCAAGGACATCAGAAACCGATGAAGGTGCAGTAGGAAAGTCATCCGATGGAGAAGATGAGCAGCAGGTTCCCAAGGGCCCAATCCACTCTCCCGTCGAACTTCAGCGTGTCCACGCCACAGTGGTTAAGGTTCCAGAAGTGAACTCCTCTGCCTTGCCACACAAGCTTCGGATTAAAGCCAAAGCCATGCAGATAAAAGTGGAAGCCTTCGATCACGAATTTGATGGCACGCAAAAACTTTCTTCGCCTGTTGACGTGACGTCTAAGAGACATTTCGAACTTGAGAAGCATAATGCCCCCAATCTGGTACATTCTTCTCTCACTCCCTTTTCAGTGCAAGTGACTAACATTCAAGATTGGTCTCTCAAATCTGAACACTGGCATCAAAAAGAACTTAATGGCAAAACTCAGAATAGTTACAAAACTGGAGTGGTCGAAGTGAAAGACAATGGTTACAAAGTCTCTGACCCAGAGAATTTGTTTTTGAAGCAGGGGATAGCCAACTTGTCTGCAGAGGTGGTCTCACTTAAAAGACTTATAGCCACACACCAAATCTCTGCTTCGGACTCTGCGTAA